AATCCACCAGTTTATCTGGGAGCGAGGCACAGACACTTTAGAAGCCAACGGCATTACCCGCGCCAAGTTCGGCATTACCGGTTTCCCCGAAGATACCGACTGGGGCCGCTGGGCCATGACCTACGACAGCAACCGTTACCAGCTGGCGCTTGAAGCCTATGTTTATTATGCCTTTAAACAAGGCAGCAATACTGAAATTTATCATGGCCGTTATGGCCACAAAGACGATCAGGGCAATGATGTTTACGGCTACGAAGGGATTTTAACCCTGGAAGGGGCGCCGGAAAATACCGATCATTCCAGCATGTCGGTGATGTTTGACGGTATAGATACCCATCTTTATATGCTCACCAAATAAGCCTTGTCTTAATAAATAAAAAGCCCTTCCGGCGTTTAACCGGAAGGGCTTTTTATTATAACGCCCGGCGACGCTAATCCACCGGAAAATTCATATCAGCCCTGTCCGGCAACCCGGTACTGGTTACGGCCCGAGAGCTTGGCCTGGTATAACGCCTGATCTGCCCATTCCAGCAAATCTTCCACCGACACCTCCCGCTGCTCCGGCAGCAAGGTAGCAACGCCGAAACTCGCGGTGACATGGCCGCAAGTGCCGGATTGATCATGCAGGATATCCAGCTCAGACACGGCTTCGCACAAGCGCTCGGCACATTGCGCCGCCCCCTGGCTGTCGGTGGCCGGCAAGATCACCACAAATTCCTCGCCACCGTAACGGGCAATAAAGTCCGTGGTGCGGTCGAGCCGGCTTTCCAGCGCCTTGGCGACCCGTTTCAGACAATCATCGCCGGCGGCATGGCCGTAACAGTCGTTGAACTGTTTAAAGTGGTCGATATCTATCATGATAATGGAAAGCGCGGCTTCAGAGCGCACTATGCTCTCCCTTTGCAGCATGATATATTCGTCGAAGCGGCGGCGGTTGGCGATGCCGGTTAGGGCATCGGTGCGATTCAGTCGTTCCAGCTCGTCCCGGTTGCGTTTGGCTTCAATCTGGTTGGCCACCCGCACTTCAACAATCGAGGGGGTAAAAGGCTTAGTGATATAATCTACCGCCCCCATTTTTAATCCTTTGATTTCCTCTTCGGGGGAGCGCATGGCGGTAATAAAAATGATAGGGATCTTCTTGCCTCCCGTCATTTCACCTATGCGCTCAAAAACCGTATAACCATCCATGTCCGGCATGCTGATATCCAGCAGGATAAGATCCGGGGCCTGGGCCGCTACGCGCTTTAGCGCCTGCTCGCCGCTCTTGGCAATCACCAGCTCATAATCCTCAGATAATATGCTGACCATGACATTAATGTTTAAACGTTCATCATCAACAATCAATATGCGTGCTTTTGACATAAAGTTCTCATTACTCGTGTTTAACTTACCGCCGTGATCTTCAGTAAGTCGTCATTATTATTATTCTTTTAGTATGCTCAGCTCTTGCTCTACCTGATCAAGCGCTTCGATGGCCTCGTCAAATTCATAGTCTTTGACAAGTTCCGACAAGTTGTCCATAACCGCTGCATCCTCGTCACTGAGTAAATATTTCAGCCCCAGCAGGGCATCCCCGGCATGGCTGCTGCCGGATTCAAGCAACTGCTTAAGCTCCTGCAGTTTGGCCGCTACCTGCTCGGCATCTGCTTCTTCGGCCTCCTGTACTAATACGTCTTCCGCAACACCGGATACCGTCACCGGACAAGGCGCGACAAACGCCGCCAGGCCAGCCATCACCTTATCAAATTCAGCAATAAAGCCTTCCAGGGCCGCCGGTTCCCTGTCTCCGGATAATACCTGGGCTTCCAGCACCTGCGCCGCCTCACTCAGGGCCAAGGCGCCTAATGTGCCCCCCGCCCCTTTGATGGTGTGCAGCTTGCGGGCAACAAATTCCTGGCCGTCACAGGCAAGCGCCTGGATGATGTCTTCACCTGCACTTTGGTAGTCCTGATAAAATTCGGTCAGCAGCTTGATCAGTAAACCCCGGTTATCATTAACCGTGATCAATGCACGCTGCAGCTCTATGCCGG
This genomic window from Thalassomonas viridans contains:
- a CDS encoding diguanylate cyclase, with the protein product MSKARILIVDDERLNINVMVSILSEDYELVIAKSGEQALKRVAAQAPDLILLDISMPDMDGYTVFERIGEMTGGKKIPIIFITAMRSPEEEIKGLKMGAVDYITKPFTPSIVEVRVANQIEAKRNRDELERLNRTDALTGIANRRRFDEYIMLQRESIVRSEAALSIIMIDIDHFKQFNDCYGHAAGDDCLKRVAKALESRLDRTTDFIARYGGEEFVVILPATDSQGAAQCAERLCEAVSELDILHDQSGTCGHVTASFGVATLLPEQREVSVEDLLEWADQALYQAKLSGRNQYRVAGQG